The Solicola gregarius DNA window GCCGCGCCCGACGAGTCGGCGGACGAGCTCGTCCCAGTCCGGCGGGGCGAGAAAGCAGAACAACGCATCGGGCATCCGCTCGCGTACCTGGCGGGCGCCTTGCAGGTCGATCTCGAGCAACGCGGGCCGGCCGGCGGCGAGCTGATCCTCGACCGGCCGCCGCGGCGTGCCGTAGCGGGCTGCTCGGTGCACGACCGCCCATTCGAGGAGCTCGTCGGCAGCGACCATCGCGTCGAACTCCGCGTCGGACACGAACTTGTAGTGCACCCCGTCGATCTCTCCGGGGCGGGGCGCCCGGGTCGTCACGGACACGGAGATCCAGATGTCCGGATGATGCTCGCGTACGCAGGCCGCGACAGTGCCCTTGCCGACCGCGGTGGGGCCGGCGAGGACGATCAGGAACGCATGCCCGTCGGCGTTGTCATTCACGATCCGCGAACTCGGCCTCCAGGGCCGCGACCTGGTTGGCACCCAGCCCGCGTACGCGGCGGCTCTCTGCGATGCCGATGCGCTCCATCAGCTGGCGCGCACGTACCTTGCCGAGACCCGGCACCGACGTGAGCAGGTCGAGGACCTTCATCTTGCCGACGACCTCGTTGCGCTGGCCCTCGCGGAGCACCGCCGACAACGGGGTCCCGGAGTGCTTGAGGCGGTTCTTGACCTCGGCTCGCTCACGACGAGCCGCGGCGGCCTTCTCGAGCGCAGCCTGGCGCTGCTCGGGGGTCAGCGGCGGTAGAGCCAACTCGGTCACCTCGGGGTGTGGAAATGTCCAGTACGACATGAGGAACGACGAACTGTCGCCCCCGTGTAGGTAGAACCTAGCGACGTCATCCCGCGACCCGCAAACAGGGGTGGCGGAAGCGGCCGAGCCGACCGCTTCGCGCCACCCCTGGGTGCTCAGTTACCGCCGTCTTCGGGCGCGGCTTCGTCCTCACTGAGATCGATGTCGCACTCTTCCTTGACCTGCTTCTCGATCGCCTTCGTGTCGGACTCGAGGTTCTGCATTCCCGACATCGTCTTCATGAACTCCTGCGCCTTGGCCTTGTCCTTCTGCATGGCCTCCTTCAGCGCGGTGTCCATCGGCTCGTCCGGCGCGACGCCCAGGTCTTCCATGCCGGCGGCGAAATCGCCCATCGCCGAGTGCAGCGAGGACCACTGTGAAGAGACGTCCTCGGGCGCGGCGTCCTTGATGTCCCCGATCAGGTCGACGGTGTCGGACATGTCGGTCAACGTGTAGTCGCCGCTCGCGAAGTCGTCGAACCGGCCCTTCATCTCCTCGACCTGGCCGCAGTAGTCACCGCCGCTCGCGCCGTCGGTGTCACCACCGCCGCCGCCATCCCCGCTGTCGTCTCCACAACCGGTCAGTACCGCCGTCGCGAGCAGACCGCCACAGACGATCGTCGTGAGTCTCTTCATATACGTCTCCTCTACTCCGAGTCGCCGAGGTCGATGTCGCACTCTTCCTTGACGTTCTTCTGAACCGTCTCGATATTGCTCTGGGCGTCCTGGAAGCTGCTCATCTGCTCGCTGAGCCTCGCCCGCAGATCGGGATCCTTCTGGACAGCCTCGGTCACCGCCTCGTTCAGCGGCTTGTCGGACGCGACGTCGGCGTCCTCGAGCGCGCCGACCATATCGTCGACCGCGCTGCCGACCGACCCCCATTCGCTGCTGACCTCGTCAGGAGCGGAGTCAGCGATGTCGCCGATCTTGTCGCCCATCGAGCTCAGGTCGTCCATCGTCAGGTCGGCGCTCTCGAGGTCGCTGAACTCGCCTTGCGCGTCCTTGACCTGGTCGCAGTAGCCGCCACCATCGCCGCTGTCGCCATCGCTGCCGCCGCACGCGGTGAGCGTGCCGATCGCCAGCACCGTCGTGGCGGCCATCGTCGCCAGTCGCTTCATTGAGTCCCAATCAATCGTTGTCTTGGTCGCGCCGGTCGCGCAGTCTTCCACACCGGCGCCACGCCGATTCCCTGCGGTACGACGAGAGCGCGCGCCCGATGGTTCCAGGTATGACGGCTATCGCAGGGAGAACCCACACGACCGTCTGACGTCGGCTGCTATTGCCTCCGCCGCGGCGACGACGTCGGGTGACTTGTAGCCGCGGACCGCGCGCAACAGGTAGGTGTACGCCTGTTGTCCGAGATCCTCGAGCGCTTGTGCGTCCGACAGATCGATGTCGTAGCGGCGCAGCACCGAGCGTACGCGCTCGAACAACTCCGCCAGTCGTCGCCAGTGCGGCGCGACCTCGTCCGGCGCGACGTCCGTCACTCGTCGGACGGCCCGCGCCGCGGCCTCGATGTCGGCGCCGTCCCGCACGTGCACGCCGGACAGGTCGAACTCGGTACGCAGGTCGTCGACCGCGTCGCAGTACGCGCGAGAGCCGGTGGTCTCGTCTGCGGAGTGGGCCCCGTCGTCGCGGCCGTCGCTACCCTGACCTGGTCCGGAATCGGGCGGGGACCCGTCTCGTTCGTCCGTTCGTCCGGAGTCGTCACCCGACTCACCGGCCTTGTCGTTCGAGTCGTGCCCGGAGCGGCCGTCGGACTCGGGCCCGGTCGTCTCAGGACCCTTCGCCGCCGGAGCGGGTGGGTCGTTCGCCCGGTCGCCCGCGTCCGCGCAGCCCGCCAACGCCGAGAGGCAGATCGCGGCGGCGACGGAAGCGGCAACCAGGCGCTTCATAGCCTCCGAGCATAGGCGTCATCGCATCGTCGTGACATAGGACGAAACCGCGCGTGCGTCGCGCACCCGCGACTCCCAGGTGACACCGACCAGCAGCAGCGCCGTACCGGCTGCCGCGATCAACGACCAGCGCGGCACCGCTTCCGCGTACGGCCCCAGGTGACGCACGACGACCACCGCGACGATCGCAGAGCCGATGGCGAACGGTGCCTGCCACCGCAGCCACGTGCCGCCGGCGAGCGTCGTAGCGGCCGCAAACCCGAGGAGCAGACCGCGTACCGAAGCCGGATCGGCCAGCACCAGCGGCAGGCTGGGCAGCAGTACGAGCGACAGGCCCGGCAGCAGCGCGGTTCTGGTGCGCAGCCCCGGCGCAGTACGCATCCGTGCATACCCGACGAGCAGCAGCACCACACCGAACGGCAGCGTGTACGCCTCGACGACTCCGATATCGCTCGCCGCCAGTCGCACCACGTACGCGAGCCCGAGCAGTGCGGACCCGGCAACCCGGAGGGCGCGCCGATCCGGGCGCAGCAGGGAGATCCCGACAAGTGCCGCGCCGAGCACGGTGAGCATCGCGCTCTGCCAGCCCGACGCCAGGCCGAAGCCGACGACGACGGCCACGACGGCGAACCCGCCCGCGACCGACTCGGCCGCCAGGCGTACGTCGGCAGCGGGCAGGTACTGCGCCGCGACGAGCACGCCGACGACGCCGACGACCAGCACCAGGTGCAGTGTCCGGCCGTCCAGTCCGCCGAGGTCGGCCGTACCCACGGCCACGAGCTGGCCGAACCCGACGCCGATCGCGACCGCCGCCGGCCGCACGGGCGTCGCGCCCGCCCGCATCGCTATCCCCATCGCGGCGAACGCGACGAGGGCCCACGTACAAAGCGAGGCGGCCTGCGAGACGAGCGCGATCGGCGCGCCGGCGACTACGATCGCCAATCCGACCGCCTGCCAGTGTGCACGGTTCGCGATACCGGCCACGATCGCGCCTACAGCGACGACTGCCGTGGCAGTCAGCGCGACCGGCGTCGACGCCAACGCCATCGATGACAGGAGGCCGACGGCGACGAGCCCGCCGGCGACGGACAGCAGCGGCCTACGTACGCGTGTGACCACCTGGAGATCCGTGTAATGCGCGATCGCGGCGACCACCAGGCCGAGCGAGCCGATGACCACGCCAGCGAGCCACGCCGGCCCCATCCCGGTGTCGAGCGGCCGGACCACCGCCCACCCGCCGGCAGACCAGACCGGGGAGAGCGATCCCGCGATCGAAGCCGACGCGGCCGCGCACCAGGCGATCGCGAGGTACGCCATGGGCAACGCGGCGAGCAGCGCCGTCACACGCAGACCGCGCAGCCACCTGCCCCGCGCGGCCACGCCGACGACCGCGAGTCCGACAGCCAGCACACTCCCCACGACCTGGCCGAGCTCGACGTCGTCGAGCACCGGCGCGTACGCGAGCACGAGCAGTTGCGTCGCAGCGATCGCTGTGGTCGCGCCGGCGGCCAACCCGGCGAGCTCCACGTCGCGTCGGCGGACGACGGCGTACGCGCCGGCGCCGAGCGCGACCGTCATCGCGCTCGCCACGAGGGTTTGCACTTCCCCGTACTCGACCACGAGGCCGAACAGCGTCTTGTACGCGAGCGCGTCCGCCGCGGCGCCGATGACCGCTGTCGCATGCAGCAGGCCCGCGACACCGACGGCGCACGCGCCCGCGTACCTGAGTCCGCCGACGTGGAGACCGGAAGCGACCACGAGCGTCGGGACGACGAGCAGCAGCGCGGTCCAGGTCAGTTCGAACGGAGAGACGCCCGCGCCACCGACAACCGCAAGGGTGAGGCCGATGCCGGCGCCGGCCTCTCCGACCGCCAGCTCGAGATCGCCGCGCCGGCCGGCGAACCCGCAGATCGCAGTTCCCGCAATGCCCGTCAGGCAACCGAGCACGAGTATCGTCACGTCACCGGACCAGGTGTCGAGTCCCAGCAGGCCGTACTCGCGCGCGCCGGCGTAGTCCAGCGCAAGCAGGGCGAGTGCGACCGCCCACAGCGCCTCGGCAGACGCCCGTAGCTGCCGTACCGTCACCGCTGCGGCGGCGGCCGCCACCGCGAGCGTGACCACGGCAAGCACCGCCGTCCGCCCCATCAGGCCCAGCGCGCCCCACGAGACGCTCACGAACACGAACGCCGCGACGACGAGGCACAAGGCCCCGAGCGCCAACAGCGTCGACCCCGTCGACCAGGACGAGCGTTTCCTCGTCGCCGTGCGTGCCTGCGGCGCGGGCCCCATGATCGAGGCGGCGGGCGCGGCGACGTGCGCGCGACGCCACCCGTC harbors:
- the gmk gene encoding guanylate kinase: MNDNADGHAFLIVLAGPTAVGKGTVAACVREHHPDIWISVSVTTRAPRPGEIDGVHYKFVSDAEFDAMVAADELLEWAVVHRAARYGTPRRPVEDQLAAGRPALLEIDLQGARQVRERMPDALFCFLAPPDWDELVRRLVGRGTEGEPERDRRLRTARVEMAAEAEFDVTIVNTDVRDACEELVGLFSSRPESRPRR
- the mihF gene encoding integration host factor, actinobacterial type, yielding MALPPLTPEQRQAALEKAAAARRERAEVKNRLKHSGTPLSAVLREGQRNEVVGKMKVLDLLTSVPGLGKVRARQLMERIGIAESRRVRGLGANQVAALEAEFADRE
- a CDS encoding SCO7613 C-terminal domain-containing membrane protein, whose translation is MSRFADPNSCPSCGRPAYGDQRCASCGVLLLGPTPQLLLGVLADADRILDGLRAEADGWRRAHVAAPAASIMGPAPQARTATRKRSSWSTGSTLLALGALCLVVAAFVFVSVSWGALGLMGRTAVLAVVTLAVAAAAAAVTVRQLRASAEALWAVALALLALDYAGAREYGLLGLDTWSGDVTILVLGCLTGIAGTAICGFAGRRGDLELAVGEAGAGIGLTLAVVGGAGVSPFELTWTALLLVVPTLVVASGLHVGGLRYAGACAVGVAGLLHATAVIGAAADALAYKTLFGLVVEYGEVQTLVASAMTVALGAGAYAVVRRRDVELAGLAAGATTAIAATQLLVLAYAPVLDDVELGQVVGSVLAVGLAVVGVAARGRWLRGLRVTALLAALPMAYLAIAWCAAASASIAGSLSPVWSAGGWAVVRPLDTGMGPAWLAGVVIGSLGLVVAAIAHYTDLQVVTRVRRPLLSVAGGLVAVGLLSSMALASTPVALTATAVVAVGAIVAGIANRAHWQAVGLAIVVAGAPIALVSQAASLCTWALVAFAAMGIAMRAGATPVRPAAVAIGVGFGQLVAVGTADLGGLDGRTLHLVLVVGVVGVLVAAQYLPAADVRLAAESVAGGFAVVAVVVGFGLASGWQSAMLTVLGAALVGISLLRPDRRALRVAGSALLGLAYVVRLAASDIGVVEAYTLPFGVVLLLVGYARMRTAPGLRTRTALLPGLSLVLLPSLPLVLADPASVRGLLLGFAAATTLAGGTWLRWQAPFAIGSAIVAVVVVRHLGPYAEAVPRWSLIAAAGTALLLVGVTWESRVRDARAVSSYVTTMR